The following are from one region of the Herpetosiphonaceae bacterium genome:
- a CDS encoding S1 family peptidase, protein MLLLALVVPAYAINYGEPDGDAHPYVGIMVAFDEAGTPQWRCSGSLISPRIFLTAGHCVYGAASVQVWFESTVEELRAVGYPLAGGTWGEPVAHPQYDDFASFPITYDVGFVRLVEDAPITEYGTLAEQGFLDDLATRRGTQDVSFTTVGYGLQSRKPRYESVITRYQATSDLINLRSHLTDGYNLMTTNNPGDDRGGNCSGDSGGPILYSDTDIIVAVNSFGMAPHCKGNDYAWRTDIEATLSFLAANNALP, encoded by the coding sequence ATGCTCCTGCTGGCACTGGTTGTCCCAGCGTACGCCATTAACTATGGCGAGCCCGATGGCGATGCCCACCCCTACGTCGGCATCATGGTTGCGTTTGACGAGGCTGGGACGCCGCAGTGGCGTTGCAGCGGCTCGCTGATCTCTCCACGAATCTTCTTGACGGCGGGGCACTGCGTCTATGGCGCGGCCTCCGTACAGGTCTGGTTCGAGTCGACGGTCGAGGAGCTGCGCGCCGTGGGCTATCCCCTGGCTGGCGGCACCTGGGGCGAGCCGGTCGCGCATCCGCAGTACGACGACTTCGCGAGCTTCCCGATCACCTACGATGTCGGCTTTGTGCGCCTGGTTGAAGACGCGCCGATCACTGAGTACGGCACGCTGGCCGAGCAGGGCTTCCTCGACGATCTGGCGACGCGGCGCGGAACGCAGGACGTGTCGTTCACCACCGTAGGCTATGGCCTCCAGAGCCGCAAGCCGCGCTACGAGTCGGTGATCACGCGCTACCAGGCGACCTCGGACCTGATCAACCTGCGCAGCCACCTGACCGACGGCTACAACCTGATGACGACCAACAATCCTGGCGATGATCGTGGCGGCAACTGCTCCGGCGACTCCGGCGGCCCGATCCTGTACTCCGACACCGACATCATCGTCGCGGTCAACTCGTTCGGTATGGCTCCGCACTGCAAGGGCAACGATTATGCGTGGCGCACCGACATCGAGGCGACGCTCTCGTTCCTCGCGGCCAACAACGCGCTGCCGTAA
- a CDS encoding glycosyltransferase, protein MRVVLTNFGSTGDVQPLLALAVELRRNGHQPIVAVAPNFGPWIEQFGLRCTPVGPDTQDALRTAITTRVEMGEFFRSVDEIRAFLGPLVASLPQVFADLRAICRDADVLVCGATQPAGRMIHELTGIPFVSLFLGHPGALGTAAMQQARFSLINPFRAELGLPPLHDPLTSYHSPQLALYAMSRHVVPPAASWPLHYLMTGYFFLDDERWQPSAALAEFIAAAEPPVVFSFGSMTHADPQAFTALVLETVRRVGCRAIIQKGWSGLDARDLPPDVFMAEYVPHAWLFPRAACVIHHGGAGTCAAALRAGVPSLILPHNADQPLWAQTLHELGCAGPVMAYGDISAERLSRALTTILSTLCYREAAAALGQQIRAEHGVKKARQSIEELVARAGLHGPTPADAPVPADLADDRQAKPNRRQLYQQRQRARRQGVDDE, encoded by the coding sequence GTGCGGGTAGTCCTCACCAACTTTGGCTCGACCGGCGATGTGCAGCCGCTGCTCGCGCTGGCCGTCGAGCTACGCCGCAACGGCCATCAGCCGATCGTCGCGGTTGCGCCGAACTTCGGGCCGTGGATCGAGCAGTTTGGCTTGCGCTGCACCCCTGTGGGGCCGGACACGCAGGACGCGCTGCGCACCGCGATCACGACGCGCGTCGAGATGGGCGAGTTCTTCCGCTCCGTGGACGAGATTCGCGCCTTTCTCGGCCCGCTGGTCGCGTCGCTGCCGCAGGTCTTCGCCGATCTCCGCGCGATCTGCCGCGACGCAGACGTGCTGGTCTGTGGCGCGACGCAGCCCGCCGGGCGGATGATCCACGAGCTGACCGGCATCCCGTTCGTCTCGTTGTTCCTGGGCCATCCGGGCGCGCTGGGCACCGCCGCGATGCAGCAGGCGCGCTTCTCGCTGATCAACCCCTTCCGCGCCGAGCTTGGCCTGCCGCCGCTGCACGATCCGCTGACCAGCTACCACTCGCCGCAGCTAGCGCTCTACGCGATGAGTCGCCACGTCGTGCCGCCCGCCGCGAGCTGGCCGCTGCACTACCTTATGACCGGCTACTTCTTCCTCGACGATGAGCGCTGGCAGCCCTCGGCGGCGCTGGCCGAGTTTATCGCCGCCGCCGAGCCGCCGGTCGTCTTCTCGTTCGGCAGCATGACCCACGCCGATCCGCAGGCGTTCACCGCGCTGGTGCTGGAGACGGTGCGGCGCGTCGGCTGCCGCGCGATCATCCAGAAGGGCTGGAGCGGCCTCGATGCGCGCGATCTGCCGCCCGATGTGTTCATGGCCGAGTACGTGCCGCACGCCTGGCTCTTCCCACGGGCGGCGTGTGTGATCCATCACGGCGGCGCGGGCACCTGTGCCGCCGCGCTGCGCGCGGGCGTGCCCAGCCTGATCCTGCCGCACAACGCCGATCAGCCGCTCTGGGCGCAGACCCTCCACGAGCTTGGCTGCGCCGGGCCGGTCATGGCCTACGGCGACATCAGCGCCGAGCGGCTGAGCCGGGCGCTCACCACGATCCTCAGCACGCTGTGCTATCGCGAGGCTGCCGCTGCGCTAGGGCAGCAGATCCGGGCCGAGCATGGCGTGAAAAAGGCCCGCCAGTCGATCGAAGAGCTGGTCGCCAGGGCTGGCCTGCACGGGCCGACTCCCGCAGACGCTCCGGTGCCCGCCGATCTGGCGGACGATCGCCAGGCCAAGCCGAATCGACGACAGCTCTATCAACAACGACAGCGCGCACGCAGACAAGGAGTAGACGATGAGTAG
- a CDS encoding SDR family NAD(P)-dependent oxidoreductase, with protein MSSIDDATSYDNSSDIAIIGMAGRFPGANDLDTFWQNLCNGVESIARLTDDELRAAGVNPALIEHPSYVKAAPILDEIEGFDAGFFGYSPREADLMDPQQRLFLECAWQALEDGGYNPHSYDGLIGVYGGAKTSTYLFNLFANRRVVESLDITEIGIGNDLANLTTRVSYKLNLKGPSYAIHTACSTSLVAIHLACQSLLVDECQMALAGGVSINVPHKAGYLYQHGGILSPDGHCRPFSADAQGTLFGSGVGVVLLKRLQDALDDGDTIYAVIKGTATNNDGALKASFTAPGVEGQVEVIACALANAGVRPRAISYVEAHGTGTTLGDAIEVLALTRAFRSAKQRQYCALGSVKSNIGHLDTAAGISSLIKTVLALRHKQIPPSLHFDQPNPKIDFANSPFYVNTALSDWPSADGPRRAGVSSFGFGSTNAHVILEEAPQPEPSDPAAPWQLLLLSARSDAALETMTENLAAHLRAHPEQNLADVVYTLQIGRQAFSHRRALVCRDRQDALDALESHDAQRLLTSAQESSDRPVVFMFSGQGAQYPDMARELYETEPNFRAQVDRCCDLLLPHLGCDLRELLYPAGADTAAAERLNQTAFAQPALFVIEYALAQLWMSWGIQPVAMIGHSIGEYVAATLAGVLSLEDALALVAARGRLMQALPGGSMLAVFLAEHELRPMLHGVPSGPGTRDLALAAVNGPRHCVVSGPDAAITALERQLSAQGVEWRRLHTSHAFHSAMMEPMVDQFRAEVARVTLHEPTMPYLSNVTGTWITAAQAADANYWTRHLRQTVLFSAGIQELLKEPDRIFLELGPGNTLSTFVRQHAERHAGQEALASLRHPQDRQPDVAFARATLGRLWLAGVEIDWRAVHGDARRLRVPLPTYPFERQRFWIDADSPLHELNLQQMLPSAKAELSDWFYLPSWKRSMLPLRVQPAALAAQPQRWLVLLDGYGLGAGIALRLEQARQQVVRVVPGPEFRSLGAGSYTINPQRPEDYAALLADLRQQELVPDRVVHCWGVTFDEQARAWSMHFDQSQALGFYSLLFLIQALGGNALDTLHLDVISSGLHNITGMELLSPDKATLLGACRVIPQEYPRVRCRSIDVALPEAQPSAALIDQLLAEVCSSSADSVIAYRGAHRWAQSFAPVQLEPPSGTRLREQGVYLITGGLGGVGLIIAEHLARTVRAKLVLVGRSPLPERAAWEHYLATHDADDSVSRKLRSLQALEAHGAEVAAFSADVTDLAQMRAAIEQSIERFGTIHGIIHAAGVAGGGLIQLKTAEAAEAVLAPKTRGTLTLAASAQGLDLDFLALFSSLTGVVGEFGQVDYCAANAFLDAFAQWHTATSGTFTVSINWDTWQETGMAVSAALPPELRQIREHVIEGGLSPAEGAEAFDRILAHSTVPQVLVSTHDLERRIANIQALTQKLLAQAMDAALPSGPAHPRPNLQTLYVAPRNEFEQNLALVWQQVLGIEQVGVHDDFFQLGGHSLLITQLLNRLHTIYPIDIPIRSLFENPTVAGMALLVEERYAEALRTQARPLTEQIRDAASPERAALLEVYLRRKIAQALLIDEAAIPADGSLADLDIESITSDLLWNFHQDYRLQMFPNEVRRMRTIGEMARHASAELERLWYGPRVEDDPTGSLYDYYESLALPRRSEQSPFSTPTRKNPSMIFVHASPRSGSTLFRVMLAGHPALFSPPEMDILRCEGMHAWMRGLRDANYGYGFSWATQGLQWTFTELLGLDADGTKAYMEDLADCDVPIQEVYAEIQRRASPRTLVDKSPQYSLRLDTLKRAEELFDRPRYVHLVRHPYSVIESLVRVRFYTFFGPVIYGRDDVDPHVVAEKVWVMCNQNMLDFFKQIDPARYHFVRYEDLVSQPRRVMQDVCDFLELPFDEAVLQPYDHRKERMISGIGDPNILRHNTIESALGEAWRSIHLPRRLGAHARRLAAELQYELPAEAALPAASVVPLAPSALDDPEHLNTLLQTVQSLSDAEVQALLGQLEGGN; from the coding sequence ATGAGTAGCATCGATGATGCGACCTCCTACGATAATAGCTCGGACATTGCGATCATCGGCATGGCTGGCCGGTTTCCCGGCGCGAACGATCTCGATACGTTCTGGCAGAATCTTTGCAACGGCGTCGAATCGATCGCGCGGCTGACCGACGACGAGCTGCGCGCGGCGGGCGTGAATCCCGCGCTGATCGAGCATCCGAGCTACGTCAAGGCCGCGCCGATCCTCGACGAGATCGAGGGCTTCGACGCGGGCTTCTTCGGCTACTCGCCGCGCGAGGCCGACCTGATGGACCCGCAGCAGCGGCTCTTCTTGGAGTGCGCCTGGCAGGCGCTCGAAGACGGGGGCTACAACCCGCACAGCTACGATGGCTTGATCGGCGTGTACGGCGGGGCCAAGACCAGCACCTATCTCTTCAACCTCTTTGCCAACCGGCGCGTCGTCGAGTCGCTTGACATCACCGAGATCGGCATCGGCAACGATCTCGCCAACCTGACCACCCGCGTCTCCTACAAGCTCAACCTGAAAGGGCCGAGCTACGCGATTCACACGGCCTGCTCGACCTCGCTGGTGGCGATCCATCTGGCCTGTCAAAGCCTGCTGGTCGATGAGTGCCAGATGGCGCTGGCGGGCGGCGTGTCGATCAACGTGCCTCACAAGGCGGGCTACCTCTACCAGCACGGCGGCATCCTCTCGCCTGACGGCCACTGCCGCCCGTTTAGCGCCGACGCGCAGGGCACGCTCTTCGGCAGCGGCGTGGGCGTGGTGCTGCTCAAGCGCCTGCAAGACGCGCTCGACGACGGCGATACGATCTACGCGGTGATCAAAGGCACGGCGACCAACAACGACGGCGCGCTCAAGGCCAGCTTCACCGCGCCCGGCGTCGAGGGCCAGGTCGAGGTGATCGCCTGTGCGCTGGCGAATGCTGGCGTGCGGCCACGCGCGATCTCCTACGTCGAGGCGCACGGCACCGGCACCACGCTGGGCGACGCGATCGAGGTCCTGGCGCTGACCAGAGCCTTTCGCTCGGCGAAGCAGCGCCAGTACTGCGCGCTCGGCTCGGTCAAAAGCAACATCGGCCACCTCGACACCGCCGCCGGAATCTCCAGCCTGATCAAAACCGTGCTGGCGCTCAGGCACAAGCAGATCCCGCCCAGCCTGCACTTCGACCAGCCCAATCCTAAGATCGATTTTGCCAATAGCCCGTTCTATGTCAACACCGCGCTGAGCGACTGGCCGAGCGCTGACGGGCCGCGCCGCGCTGGCGTAAGCTCCTTCGGCTTCGGCAGCACCAACGCGCATGTGATCCTCGAAGAAGCGCCGCAGCCAGAGCCGTCCGATCCCGCCGCGCCGTGGCAACTGCTGCTGCTCTCGGCCCGCTCCGACGCCGCGCTTGAGACGATGACCGAGAATCTGGCCGCGCATCTGCGGGCACATCCTGAGCAAAACCTGGCCGATGTGGTCTACACCTTGCAGATCGGACGGCAGGCGTTCAGCCATCGCCGCGCGCTGGTCTGCCGCGACCGCCAGGACGCGCTCGATGCGCTGGAGTCGCACGATGCCCAGCGGCTGCTGACCAGCGCTCAGGAGAGCAGCGACCGCCCGGTGGTCTTCATGTTCAGCGGCCAGGGCGCGCAGTATCCCGACATGGCCCGCGAGCTGTACGAAACCGAGCCGAACTTTCGGGCGCAGGTCGATCGCTGCTGTGATCTGCTCCTGCCGCATCTTGGCTGCGACCTGCGCGAGCTGCTGTATCCCGCCGGGGCCGATACCGCCGCAGCCGAGCGGCTGAATCAGACGGCGTTTGCCCAGCCCGCGCTGTTCGTGATCGAGTACGCGCTGGCGCAGCTCTGGATGAGCTGGGGCATCCAGCCCGTCGCCATGATCGGTCACTCGATCGGCGAGTATGTGGCGGCGACACTGGCGGGCGTGCTCTCGCTTGAGGACGCGCTGGCGCTGGTCGCGGCGCGCGGCAGGCTGATGCAAGCGCTGCCCGGCGGATCGATGCTAGCGGTCTTCCTGGCCGAGCACGAGCTACGCCCGATGCTCCACGGCGTGCCCTCCGGGCCTGGTACCCGCGATCTGGCGCTGGCGGCGGTGAACGGGCCTCGGCACTGCGTCGTTTCGGGGCCGGATGCGGCGATCACTGCGCTGGAGCGGCAGCTTAGCGCGCAGGGCGTCGAGTGGCGGCGGCTGCATACCTCGCACGCCTTCCACTCGGCGATGATGGAGCCGATGGTCGATCAGTTTCGCGCCGAGGTTGCGCGCGTGACGCTGCACGAGCCGACGATGCCCTATCTCTCGAACGTCACCGGCACCTGGATCACTGCCGCGCAGGCGGCGGATGCCAATTACTGGACGCGGCATCTGCGGCAGACGGTCTTGTTCAGCGCGGGCATTCAAGAGCTGCTCAAGGAGCCCGATCGGATCTTTCTTGAGCTGGGGCCGGGCAACACGCTCAGCACGTTTGTCCGGCAGCACGCCGAGCGCCACGCGGGCCAGGAGGCGCTTGCATCGCTGCGCCACCCGCAGGATCGACAGCCGGATGTCGCGTTTGCGCGCGCGACGCTGGGACGGCTCTGGCTGGCGGGCGTCGAGATCGACTGGCGGGCCGTGCACGGCGACGCGCGGCGGCTGCGGGTGCCGCTGCCGACCTATCCCTTCGAGCGGCAGCGCTTCTGGATCGACGCGGATAGCCCGCTGCACGAGCTGAATCTGCAACAGATGTTGCCGAGCGCCAAGGCGGAGCTGAGCGACTGGTTCTACCTGCCCTCGTGGAAGCGCTCGATGCTGCCGCTGCGGGTACAGCCCGCCGCGCTGGCTGCGCAGCCGCAGCGCTGGCTGGTGCTGCTCGACGGCTATGGCCTGGGCGCTGGCATCGCGCTGCGGTTGGAGCAGGCCCGGCAGCAGGTGGTGCGCGTTGTGCCGGGGCCGGAGTTCCGCAGCCTGGGCGCTGGCAGCTATACGATCAATCCCCAGCGGCCCGAAGACTATGCCGCGCTGCTGGCGGATCTCCGTCAGCAGGAGCTTGTGCCCGACCGCGTGGTCCACTGCTGGGGTGTCACCTTCGACGAGCAGGCGCGGGCCTGGAGCATGCACTTCGATCAGTCGCAGGCGCTCGGCTTCTACAGCCTGCTCTTCCTGATCCAGGCGCTCGGCGGCAACGCGCTCGATACGCTGCACCTCGACGTGATCAGCAGCGGGCTGCACAACATCACCGGCATGGAGCTGCTCTCGCCCGACAAGGCGACGCTGCTGGGCGCGTGCCGGGTGATCCCGCAGGAGTATCCCAGAGTCCGCTGCCGCAGCATCGACGTGGCGCTGCCTGAGGCGCAGCCATCGGCGGCGCTGATCGACCAACTGCTGGCCGAGGTCTGCTCGTCCTCCGCCGACAGCGTGATCGCCTACCGGGGCGCGCATCGCTGGGCACAAAGCTTCGCGCCGGTCCAGCTTGAGCCGCCGAGCGGCACGCGGCTGCGCGAGCAGGGCGTGTATCTGATCACGGGCGGTCTGGGCGGCGTCGGGCTGATCATCGCCGAGCATCTGGCGCGCACCGTCAGGGCAAAGCTGGTGCTGGTCGGACGCTCGCCGCTGCCGGAGCGCGCCGCTTGGGAGCACTACCTCGCCACGCACGATGCCGACGACAGCGTGAGCCGCAAGCTGCGCAGCCTGCAAGCGCTCGAAGCGCATGGGGCCGAGGTCGCAGCCTTCAGCGCCGACGTGACCGATCTGGCGCAGATGCGCGCGGCGATCGAGCAGAGCATCGAGCGCTTCGGCACGATCCACGGCATCATTCACGCCGCCGGTGTCGCGGGCGGTGGCCTGATCCAGCTCAAGACCGCCGAGGCCGCCGAGGCCGTGCTGGCTCCCAAGACGCGCGGCACGCTGACTCTGGCGGCGTCGGCGCAGGGCCTCGATCTTGACTTCCTGGCGCTCTTCTCGTCGCTGACGGGCGTCGTCGGCGAGTTCGGCCAGGTGGATTACTGCGCCGCGAACGCCTTTCTGGATGCCTTCGCGCAGTGGCATACCGCGACCAGCGGCACGTTTACGGTGTCGATCAACTGGGATACCTGGCAGGAAACCGGCATGGCGGTCAGCGCCGCGCTGCCGCCTGAGCTGCGCCAGATCCGCGAGCATGTGATCGAGGGCGGTCTGTCGCCTGCGGAGGGCGCGGAGGCATTCGACCGGATTCTGGCGCACAGCACCGTGCCGCAAGTTCTGGTATCGACGCACGATCTGGAGCGGCGCATCGCCAACATCCAGGCGCTGACCCAAAAGCTGCTGGCGCAGGCGATGGACGCGGCGCTGCCGAGCGGCCCGGCGCATCCACGGCCCAACCTGCAAACGCTGTACGTCGCGCCGCGCAACGAGTTCGAGCAGAATCTCGCGCTGGTCTGGCAGCAGGTCCTCGGCATCGAGCAGGTCGGCGTCCACGACGATTTCTTCCAGCTTGGCGGTCACTCGCTGCTGATCACCCAGTTGCTCAACCGGCTGCACACGATCTACCCGATCGACATTCCGATCCGCAGCCTCTTTGAGAACCCGACCGTCGCGGGCATGGCGCTGCTGGTCGAGGAGCGCTACGCAGAGGCGCTGCGCACGCAGGCCAGGCCGCTGACCGAGCAGATCCGCGACGCGGCCAGCCCGGAGCGCGCCGCGCTGCTTGAGGTCTATCTGCGCCGCAAGATCGCCCAGGCGCTGCTGATCGATGAGGCGGCGATCCCGGCGGACGGCAGCCTGGCCGACCTGGATATTGAGTCGATCACCTCGGACCTGCTGTGGAACTTTCACCAGGATTATCGCCTGCAAATGTTCCCCAACGAGGTCCGCCGCATGCGCACGATCGGCGAGATGGCGCGGCATGCCTCGGCGGAGCTTGAGCGCCTGTGGTACGGCCCGCGGGTCGAGGACGATCCGACCGGCTCGCTCTACGACTACTACGAGTCGCTGGCGCTGCCCCGGCGCTCCGAGCAAAGCCCGTTCAGCACGCCGACGCGCAAAAATCCGAGCATGATCTTCGTCCATGCCAGCCCGCGCTCCGGCTCGACGCTCTTCCGCGTGATGCTGGCGGGCCATCCCGCGCTCTTCTCGCCGCCGGAGATGGATATTCTGCGCTGCGAGGGCATGCACGCCTGGATGCGCGGCCTGCGCGACGCCAACTACGGCTACGGCTTCTCGTGGGCGACGCAGGGCCTACAATGGACCTTCACCGAGCTGCTGGGCCTCGACGCCGATGGCACGAAAGCCTACATGGAAGATCTGGCCGACTGCGACGTGCCGATTCAGGAGGTCTATGCCGAGATCCAGCGGCGGGCCAGCCCACGGACCCTGGTGGATAAGTCGCCGCAGTACAGCCTGCGCCTGGACACGCTCAAGCGCGCCGAGGAGCTGTTTGACCGGCCCAGGTATGTCCATCTGGTGCGGCATCCCTACTCGGTGATCGAGTCGCTGGTGCGGGTGCGCTTCTACACCTTCTTCGGGCCGGTGATCTACGGACGCGACGACGTCGACCCGCATGTCGTCGCCGAGAAAGTCTGGGTCATGTGTAACCAGAATATGCTCGATTTCTTCAAGCAGATCGATCCCGCGCGCTATCACTTCGTGCGCTACGAGGATCTGGTCAGCCAGCCGCGCCGCGTGATGCAGGACGTGTGCGATTTTCTGGAGCTGCCCTTCGACGAGGCCGTGCTGCAACCGTACGATCACCGCAAAGAGCGGATGATCAGCGGCATCGGCGATCCCAACATCCTGCGCCACAACACAATCGAGTCGGCGCTCGGCGAGGCCTGGCGCTCGATCCACCTGCCGCGTCGCCTGGGCGCGCACGCGCGGCGGCTGGCGGCGGAGCTCCAGTACGAGCTGCCAGCGGAGGCCGCGCTGCCCGCAGCGAGCGTCGTGCCGCTGGCTCCCTCGGCCCTCGACGATCCCGAACACTTGAACACTCTGCTGCAAACGGTCCAAAGCCTGTCCGACGCCGAAGTGCAGGCGCTGCTCGGACAGCTTGAAGGAGGCAACTAA
- a CDS encoding penicillin acylase family protein, which produces MRRLKQALKIIGLLLLVLAILVAGGGTWMIRRAWPSTSGTLKLAGLQSPVEIHRDQYGILNIYAQNEHDLFFAQGYAHAQDRLWQMEFVRSIASGRLSTHVGQRGVGSDQLTRTIGYRRAAQKEWDLMDADARAILEWYAKGVNAYIETHRGSLPLEYTILGSTPQPWEPLDTLAWGKVLSFSLSGNHRLEMLRAALIASVGPEVTAQVLPSYENDKPIIVASEASYDGLKTARLTGLEEFDQWIGDPYAVWGSNNWVVSGSRSASGKALLANDTHLGLGLPSSWYANGLHGGRFNVVGFTFAGVPGVIIGHNERIAWGVSNMNPDTQDLYLEKLDDPKQPTKYEFENAWHDVQVLDETIEVKGGAPVQLKVRLTRHGPLVNEVLGDLDKSEPIALRWTVLEGTSLFQSVKQVSLAQNWDEFRQALSFWESPSQNFVYADVEGNIGYQATGKIPIRPANDQGLVPMPGWTGENEWQGYIPFEDLPASFNPRPGFIATANNKVAEDSYPHKLAYDWDPGYRAKRISDLLSADDQISLEDIQTIQADTLSLPAEALVPYLQALQPENDLQARALEQVKAWDARYETDRVGASIYQVWYWHLLKNTLHDELGDETTDRYLTGQYERHGTFQVPMMIGMMKQTDHPWFDDKDTPAKEQRDDIARRSLADALAWLSERYGNDPAGWTWGRLHTITFQSQAFGGHWLLKYFYNSRAVPARGDNFTVNAASFRYNRPFAMVHGTSQRLIIDLSNFDNSLAIGPTGQSGHVFHPNTMNMIDLWQNVEYLPLPFSKAAVEARTTSKLVLTP; this is translated from the coding sequence ATGCGGCGCTTGAAACAAGCCCTGAAAATCATCGGCCTGCTGCTGCTGGTGCTGGCGATCCTGGTCGCGGGCGGCGGCACCTGGATGATCCGCCGCGCCTGGCCCAGCACCAGCGGCACGCTGAAGCTGGCGGGCCTGCAATCGCCGGTCGAGATCCACCGCGATCAGTATGGCATCCTCAATATCTACGCGCAGAACGAGCACGATCTCTTCTTCGCGCAGGGCTACGCTCATGCCCAGGATCGGCTCTGGCAGATGGAATTCGTCCGCAGCATCGCCAGCGGTCGGCTGAGCACCCACGTCGGCCAGCGCGGCGTCGGCTCCGATCAGCTCACCCGTACGATCGGCTACCGCCGCGCGGCGCAGAAGGAGTGGGATCTGATGGATGCCGACGCGCGCGCGATTCTGGAGTGGTACGCCAAGGGTGTGAACGCCTACATCGAGACGCATCGCGGCAGCCTGCCGCTTGAGTACACGATCCTGGGCAGCACGCCGCAGCCATGGGAGCCGCTCGATACGCTTGCCTGGGGCAAGGTGCTCAGCTTCAGCCTCAGCGGCAACCACCGGCTGGAAATGCTGCGCGCGGCGCTGATCGCCTCGGTAGGGCCGGAGGTGACGGCGCAGGTGCTGCCGTCCTACGAGAACGACAAGCCGATCATCGTCGCCTCGGAGGCGTCCTACGACGGCCTGAAAACGGCGCGCCTGACCGGACTTGAGGAGTTCGACCAGTGGATCGGCGATCCGTACGCGGTCTGGGGCAGCAACAACTGGGTGGTCAGCGGCAGCCGCAGCGCGAGCGGGAAGGCGCTGCTGGCGAACGACACGCATCTCGGCCTGGGGCTGCCCTCGTCATGGTACGCCAACGGCCTGCACGGCGGGCGCTTCAACGTGGTCGGCTTTACCTTCGCGGGCGTGCCCGGCGTGATCATCGGCCACAACGAGCGCATCGCCTGGGGCGTCTCGAACATGAACCCCGACACGCAGGATCTTTACCTTGAGAAGCTGGACGATCCCAAGCAGCCGACCAAGTACGAGTTCGAGAATGCCTGGCACGACGTGCAGGTGCTCGACGAGACGATCGAGGTCAAGGGCGGCGCTCCCGTGCAGCTTAAGGTCCGGCTCACGCGCCACGGCCCGCTGGTCAACGAGGTGCTGGGCGATCTTGACAAGTCCGAGCCGATAGCGCTCCGCTGGACCGTGCTCGAAGGCACGTCGCTCTTCCAGTCGGTGAAGCAGGTCAGCCTGGCGCAAAACTGGGACGAGTTCCGGCAGGCGCTGAGCTTCTGGGAATCGCCCAGCCAGAACTTTGTCTATGCCGACGTAGAGGGCAATATCGGCTACCAGGCGACAGGCAAGATCCCGATCCGCCCGGCCAACGACCAGGGCCTGGTGCCGATGCCGGGCTGGACCGGCGAGAACGAGTGGCAGGGCTATATCCCGTTCGAGGACTTGCCCGCCAGCTTCAACCCGCGTCCCGGCTTCATCGCCACGGCCAACAACAAAGTCGCCGAGGACTCGTATCCGCACAAGCTGGCGTACGACTGGGACCCCGGCTATCGCGCCAAGCGCATCAGCGATCTGCTCAGCGCCGACGATCAGATCAGCCTTGAGGACATACAGACGATCCAGGCCGATACGCTTTCGCTGCCCGCCGAGGCGCTGGTGCCGTATCTTCAGGCGCTCCAGCCGGAGAACGATCTCCAGGCACGTGCTCTGGAGCAGGTGAAAGCCTGGGACGCGCGCTACGAGACAGATCGCGTCGGCGCGTCGATCTATCAGGTCTGGTACTGGCATCTGCTCAAGAATACGCTGCACGACGAGCTGGGCGATGAGACGACCGATCGCTATCTGACGGGGCAGTACGAGCGCCACGGCACGTTCCAGGTGCCGATGATGATCGGCATGATGAAGCAGACCGATCATCCCTGGTTCGACGATAAGGACACGCCCGCCAAGGAGCAGCGTGACGACATCGCGCGCCGCAGCCTTGCGGATGCGCTCGCCTGGCTCAGCGAGCGCTACGGCAATGATCCCGCCGGGTGGACCTGGGGCCGCCTGCACACGATCACGTTCCAGTCGCAGGCCTTTGGCGGTCACTGGCTGCTGAAGTATTTTTACAACAGCCGTGCGGTCCCGGCGCGCGGCGATAACTTCACGGTCAACGCGGCATCGTTCCGCTACAACCGGCCCTTCGCGATGGTCCACGGCACGTCGCAGCGGCTGATCATCGATCTAAGCAACTTCGACAACTCGCTGGCGATCGGCCCCACGGGGCAAAGCGGACATGTGTTCCATCCCAATACCATGAACATGATCGATCTGTGGCAGAACGTGGAATATCTGCCGCTGCCCTTCTCGAAAGCGGCGGTCGAGGCGCGTACCACGAGTAAGCTCGTGCTGACGCCGTAG